One Plasmodium berghei ANKA genome assembly, chromosome: 13 genomic region harbors:
- a CDS encoding 60S ribosomal protein L1, putative produces the protein MSKLNQDLLKKAINDVFEGTKQKKRKFVETIELQIGLKDYDTQRDKRFSGTVKLSNEVRKKLKVCILGDAVHSEEAQKLKLDYMDIEAMKKLNKDKTLVKKLAKKYDAFLASQVILPQIPKLLGPGLNKAGKFPSLITHNDKINDKILELRSSIKFQLKKVLCMGVPVGHANLKEEELRSNIVHAINFLVSLLKKNWQNIRTLHIKSTMGKPQRIYG, from the coding sequence CAAGCTTAATCaagatttattaaaaaaagccATTAACGATGTGTTCGAAGGAACAAAACAGAAAAAGAGAAAATTTGTTGAAACAATAGAATTACAAATTGGTTTAAAGGATTATGATACACAAAGAGATAAACGTTTTTCAGGTACtgtaaaattatcaaatgAAGTTAGAAAGAAATTAAAAGTCTGTATATTAGGAGATGCTGTACATTCTGAAGAGgcacaaaaattaaaattagattatatggatatagaagctatgaaaaaattaaataaagataaaacaTTGGTTAAGAAGCTtgctaaaaaatatgatgcATTTTTAGCAAGTCAGGTCATATTGCCTCAAATTCCAAAATTATTAGGTCCAGGTTTAAATAAAGCAGGAAAGTTTCCTTCTTTAATTACccataatgataaaataaatgataaaattttagAATTAAGATCATCCATTAAATTCCAATTGAAAAAAGTTTTATGTATGGGAGTACCTGTTGGTCACGCTAATTTAAAGGAAGAAGAATTGAGATCAAACATAGTACATGCCATCAATTTTTTAGTTTcgcttttaaaaaaaaactggCAAAATATTAGAACATTACACATTAAAAGTACTATGGGAAAACCACAAAGAATCTATGGTTAA